The nucleotide window TGGTCAGCTAACACTCTCCTCTGGAAGGATCAAACTCGGAGAGGTATATTTGTCAGGAATTCCTTCTCTGCGAGGAGAACAAGTTAGTATCACATCCTTAGTGCATTTATGACTTTTTGAAGCccccaatgaaaagaaaatggtcATTTTTGCCTTGTTGTTTGCATTGAATGCTTGGAATTCGTCTCGTGCGTCAATAAAACGACCATTTACAAAACTCACTTAAGAGCTTCGTGATATGACTGTAAGCCGATATCACCAAACGGCAACATTCACCTGAGAAGAGTCCTTGTGCCTTTCCTATTTCGTCAACTcataattatatattatttcCCGGTCGAGTCCACCATTTCACTGCACGGACCGCTTAGCGCGTCCTGTGAAACCTGACAATCCTTGTTAGTAACGTGGATAGAGCGAAAAAGCGAGCTGGAATCACTTTCTCTGGCTGTATTATTTTAAGGAAAGGGGACTTCGAAACTTGCTGATCTTAGTGAAAGCAAAATGACAAGTATTCTATGGGGTGCGTTTAGCCCAGTACtgagaaaaaatgaagaatgcaATGCGGAGCTCGTGCTATGCTACTAGTACGCTGCTTATTTGAAACCTGTATTTGCCCTTCCTTAATCAGCGCTGTTTATTTTCGTCTCTTAGGGTGAAAGGGGAACACAAGGAAACAAAGGGACTCAAGGCCCCAAGGTAGAAAAATTCAGCTATGCAGTaaatttgctttgttgtcattaaGTACTGTATACTGCAATCAATATTGCCTCGTTTAGTGCTATTGGAAAAAGTGTTAAGAGGTTGTGCTGACAGCAAGAGAGAAACTCAATTTGCTGAAGAAAAGGTGGTTGCAATTTACTGTCGGTAAGCAACCAGGCTTCAACTATATCGTTTACATCTTTTTTACGTCAGATAAGATCTCCGATGGCGCGCGACTGTGTCCAAATAATTTGGGGGCGCGAGTGTGAGATGGACGTGCTGAAAAGGTTTCCCAGTGCTTTGTTTGTTAACAATATTGAAGCCCTCGAAAGTGTCCGAGTATCACACAGTTCTGTTTTATCCACTTTAACACAATTATAAAAAGGTCACACGGGTGCTTCAGAGCAATCTAGCTTCAAATGTCAGACCAAAATTTTATCAGTCCTTGGTGCAACTAGGCGGTTGTTCTTAGTAAAAGTCCCAATGCGCGTTTGTTTTTAACAAGTATATAAGATGGAATCGAAAGTACCTGGTGCCTTATCTATTCTTGGGTGGTTAATTACAAACAATTCTGACGGCTCACTCGGTAGTAAATACTGGCTGGAATTTCCTACTTACGGAAATCTAAGATTACAACCCACAGAGACGTAAAAATAAAACAGGATTTTGCTgttcatgttgaaaatttgaaacTCACTTACAAATGTGTGCCGTTTGAAGGAAAAGCATTCAAGCTGAAATTTTGTGAGTTTAAATGGGGAATTCATTGTGATTCAATTGTCAATTCTATCGCAATTTTTTGGTGTACTGGGACAAAAATTCACCATCGATTGTGACACAATAGGTCTATTCATGATAGAATTCATACTTTTCAGGTGAGAAGCACATAAAATTTAGCGTTTGCATGAAGATTACAAAGAAAGTTATCGATGATGTTCTCATATATATAATGAAAATTGGTTAGGGTAATGAAGATTTCGTGGTTTGAAGTCGAGGGTTACCGCTCGGCTGGACAGACAGTGTAAGCGTGCTTTTTCTTGTATATTACACGCATTTATCTTTTCAATCAACTTAAAACcagaaacaaaactttttaaATGTCTcgcagattaaaaaaaaacgggaATAAATTAATCAATTAAACTCTAAACAGGGAAGCCCTAAGACTTTGAACGATTACACTTTGTGCAAAGCGGTTGTTCTGAAATCCAGTTATAGAAACACCTTCTTTTTCTAGCTGTCTGTCCTATATCCATAATGACGGTTTTACCATGAAGTTTTATTGTCAAGCTTATCTCGTTGACATACACACGCAAGATATGTTTGTATCCAGAAGGGCAAATTTTCCAACTTTTCTGACGACCTGGTGCCTTATGTCTTTCGAAGTCGTTTGCTTGACAAATTGGTCCAAAGTTGTAAAACAAAACTTCACAAAACACATGGAAGAAATTACGAATCTTCCTCTAGACTACTATAACCGTAAAATAGCGCCCACGTACTCTGAGGTTTAATCAACCAATTTGTGGTTAACCAAGACTTCCTCCTCTCAGATTTCCCCATCGACGGGGCACTTACCCGGGGCACTTACCCCCCAGTGGAGATTTCCCTTCTTTGCTCTTGTGCGCATTTCCACTGTAATTTGACCTTTGACCGGTGCACTGACCGCATTTGAACTGTCACAAACGGAAGTAAGATGTAGCCTTACTGGCCTCGTACGTTGGAATAAACCGCTGTCAGAACTCAGGTAGTTTTCTATATTTATTCCTGCAGTTACGTAGTTGCACACTTAAAATTCAGCATTACGATAGATTTTACTTCGGAATGCTATAGGTGAATTTCAGTTCATTACTTTCAGTACCTGTAAACTTAATAAACTTAACAAtgttaagaaaaaaagtaaggaggaaataaagtaaaaaatcTCAGGTTATAAAAACGGCGCAAAGTTGTTGCTAAAGCAAACTGATCGCGTTTGACATTTCTATTTTTAGGCAAAAGTTCGGGACTCTGTGATTAAATTTATAAATTTCCATAAGACTTacaatgggccctttgcagctgagcgatcacgtggtacaaatcgcCAAAcgggagagcaaatgacgcactggaacatgttaaacaaagccaccaaatttgaattttctttgtttaacatgtccccgtgcgtcatttgctctcaaGTTCGGCGATTTTTGTAGCACGTGAccgctcagctgcaaagggcccattctGAACCTTGTTCACTGGGTTATtggtttctttcaaaattacGGTATTCGTTGCAGCGGTAGCAACATACACATATGCCGAATACATCACAATACCTTAACCAATGTGCACTGAATTTATCAGCCGAGAAAACGTTTTACAAACCGTAACATTATCTACTTACTTAAGAAGCATAAACTCTGTTCGGAAGTCTTAAGTTTGTTTGCAATTTCAATCCAAGATTAACTTAGACGAATTTGGTGATCTAAGAGGATTCCGAAAAATTTTTATGGCCTTAAAAGGGAAAAAACTCCGTCATAAATATCTAATAGgctaaaaaaaagaagaattatGGTCTTCAAATTGCAAAGATTGTAACCCAAAGGAATCTGTAACTTGCTTCACGCGGTGCAATCGGTCTTTCTTGTGGTATGATAGTGTGTCAGATGTTAATCTTGTTTGGTGGgctaatgaaaagaaaatgtgttCTAAACCGCCTTTTACTGAAAATtggatattaaaaaaaatcctttttaGATCTCTTTAGAGGAAAAATAGTAAATAGTGAGACTAAGTCTTCCTTCACAGCACCGCATCAGGCTTTTTGTCCAAAAACGTAGAGACCTGTTTAATTTTTGCCAGTAGCCTGTTTTTGCATGCTTATTCCTTGCCTGGGAGGTAACGATATAGAGCAAGTTCTGAACCGTTGGAGGAAGTAGTTAAAAGAGGTGAATTTCCATGCTCCTATAACAAGATTTAGCCGCCTGATGGTTCACGAACACATCTGAATATCTGTAGTTGCTTTCAAGTTGTAACCTACATTCCGGGTCTTTTGGCAAGGAACctcaattttgaaatgaaaacatTGATATGTTCTCTGAAAGTGCCGCCCTGTATTTATGCCCAATCGTTATTCATTGAATGacgcaaaaacaaacaaacaaacgagtaATGCGATCATAATTTAATCGTTTTGATTTTCCAGGGTGAAAAAGGAGACAGCTGTACAGACGGAAACAAAAGTCTCGGACTTGTAGCACCTCATCTTCATTCTGCATCTGAAACATGCAATGCACGGTTTGAAGGCCAACTAAGGTACGAAAAGAAATCTGGGAGGCTAAATATCTGCAGCAGGAAGCAGTGGTTACAAATACAGACTGTCCCGCTAGGAGAGATTAACAACACACCCCCCAGAAACTCTTGCCTTGAGATattgttcaaaggagaaagtcGTGGAAATGGAATGTACTGGATAAATCCAGCTGGCAAGGACAACGAGCGCAATGCATTTCGTGCTTACTGCGATATGACAACGTCAGGAGGGGGCTGGACTCTGGTTGCCAAGGTGACACATGATTACAGCTGGGTGTGTCCTGACAGAGATGGAGGCATGTGTTTAGGATCCAAGACCAATCCTCTCTACGGCAATCTGTTCCATGAGATTCATCAGAGAGACACCGTGGACTTGTCCATCAAAAGTGATGTCGATGCCGGAATCCATCTAAACAACACGCTCATTCGATTACTCTTCTTATCTGGCCGTCAGTCTGTTCGGTTCACCTTCGTTGGCACTTCGGCAAATGATTGGACGCCTTCGGAAGACGCTTACGCCACCTTTAACCCAATCAAAAAGAATTCAATGTTCGTGGACCATGAATGGGGCCAGTACACTTTGAATAATTTGGACTACACTTGGAATATCATTCAACACACTCGGAAAGACAAGAAATTCACTGGTGGAATCATCTGTTGGGGAAACAAGGTGACTCATTCGTACCGCTTCTACGACCACGGCCTTCACGCGGGCGCGCCAGCCGTGGCAAACAAGCCATGTCTACTTGATAATAATCAAAACGAGGTCATGCTCAAGAGTCACTATGCAACAATACAAGACACTCCTCTCAAAGCACGCTGGGATATGGCTCAGTTTGGATTCCTCGGGGCTCGCTATATTCTGGTGCCAAACAAGCGCATTGCAATATGGGTACGATGAAGGTTTTTCATCATCGGGTGCCTGAACAGTTCTCTCTGCAAAGTTTCATTTCTTCCCGTgctcttttttaaaattaatgctcGATTCATAGCGAAGTGCCCTCGTTGGCCCAACGAGTTAACACTGACAATTCTAAAActtaaagaacaaagaaaagttCATTTGTGAATCAAAAAACGTGGGAACATATTATCTTAATGCGCATATTTATCCATTTAACCCGATCCTAAAAATATGTTAGTATACCACAGGTATTATAATCTGAGCAACTGAATGACTTGGAAAACTTGACATCGATGGAACTTAAAGAAGTGCTatcaagatgaaaacaaaatgctCCCAATCTCAGAGATCAAAAGAAATGCGCGACTTGGCATTTCTCCAGACAGGAGTGCTTTCTTGTTATGCGACAGCAAAACAACACGATTTTACTCCGGTGCGACTATCGCACATGCGCTGGCATCAAGCAACGTCTTGAAAGAGGAAAGCAAATATCAAATTATTTTCCCAGATATGCATATTCGAATAGTCTTTCGATAAACAGTACATAACCCTTGAAATATGCAAAGCAAAATTTGCAAGCTTGTTGGTAGGCTTAGTAAACTCACCGGAGGAAAGTCCGTTTGAAAGCATGCAGTTCAATTGGATTAATTTCTTTAATTGGGCTGTTATTTCAATAAATAGGTTTTAGGATAAGTTGAGatctttattttcttaataacgACATTTCCATCTCAACCGACCAAAAGAGGACAAACGCATATGTACTGTAAATTATGAATGTTGCATGACTCATAAATCACTTATTTTAGATACTATCATTCATTTGAAAGACACaggaacttaaaaaaataatacttgGAAACTTTTACCACCACATACCCTTTTGCCCCCCTGGGCTTCCCTTATCTTCCTGACAACAAGGCAATCGAGATGCCCAGAGTTTAAACCACGAGAAAACTTCACTTCACTATCCTCAATCTGTCGGATTTTATCTCCATTTTGTGGTTGTTGTTAAAATGTGTTATCGTTACTGGCACATTACATGATAGTTTCAGAAGCCGAGTGAACTATAAACATCTGGATATCAGTAATAcaggagaaacaaaaacaacaaatgcaaACCAATCTTTTATCGGTTTAGTGTTTTGAGAAACGCAGAGAACTTGTCGGAATTTATGCCGCTGCGTACACAGATGTTCTTTGCTAAAGATTTGCCAATGGTATTTTAATCGTTCCCTCGGAGATGAAAAACGGTTGAAAGACAGAAGTGGTATCGAACAGCACTAAAAAACAATGTTTGCCAATGCGGCATATTTATCGGAGTCGGCGTCAAAGAACATCATCAGTCATGGAAAACGATAGCTGAAATGTATCTTGACTAATACTGTAGAGTATCGCATTTACAAGTTTGCCGACTTCCTACCCAGGCGATCTGATGAAACAATGATGATTAAGCAAATCTGCTTGTTTGGCGACGAAACTGACACATCGGTTATGCCTTTTAAGAATTTATGTACAATGCACAACGAATTATAAGCGTTGCAGCTCAACACATACACACACATTTTTCCCAATTCAATCAATGCACACTTCGCGAACCTATGGTCTTATCGAACATTTACTAAACTTCGGATTATATATTTTCCGTGTACAAACACAAAACGACAGAAAATTAACTGACAATTTTGTAATGAAGATTGTAACTTACATTTTTATTGCATATATCACAAACTAAATGCGCAAATAATCTCTCAATGGGGAAGTTCCGAAATTCATCGGTTGCATATCGAGTTGGAGACTGTATTGCAACGTAGTCTGCGTTCCTTGTTTGTATATTATctgttttaaattaaattttagcaGTCAGTTATCTTAACGTAGTTCTAAAACACACGTATCAAATGCATAtaactttctttttcaatattttgtttgttCCGACCGCTTTTCCAAGGGTCCAACGCTGGGCATTGCCGGGCACTGCACTTTTGACTAACTAAGGAAAAGTAAAGATTACATTGACTATAGTCAATCAAGAACTTTTTAGTCTAATCTGAAACATTTGCACACTTTCCAACTTTGTACTCGGTTGATTTGTTGAGGTGCAAGCCAAGATTCTTCATTCGTTCTGTGGCCAACTTTAATTTCTTCTCCAGTCTCCTCAACCGCATCGGACGTTTTCTGCTAACACATGTAAGGCCAGGAAGGCATGGGCAAGAAAATGGAACTTCCTAGAGTAAACCAAAATCACACACATCATGATTGGTTTGCTATCTTGGAGTAATTGAGTATTATTCCGTAAGGAGTGAATAAagcgtgatccaaacaaaacaaaatggcctgGTAAACTCACGTTTTGAGATGTCAATTAAATCGTCTTTGAATGATTTTCTTCTGCAATTGTTGAGATCGAGTGTTGAGATCAGTTCTTAtgtttatactaaaacaattattcttttcaatctcgaTGAACAGTGGCAGAATCATGATTTACCTCACCCCTTCACGCCCTCTA belongs to Acropora muricata isolate sample 2 chromosome 9, ASM3666990v1, whole genome shotgun sequence and includes:
- the LOC136928992 gene encoding uncharacterized protein, yielding MQASLAVQGFAALFVIFHFTVITFASKHPRERKDARVMLKPVRGQLTLSSGRIKLGEVYLSGIPSLRGEQGERGTQGNKGTQGPKGEKGDSCTDGNKSLGLVAPHLHSASETCNARFEGQLRYEKKSGRLNICSRKQWLQIQTVPLGEINNTPPRNSCLEILFKGESRGNGMYWINPAGKDNERNAFRAYCDMTTSGGGWTLVAKVTHDYSWVCPDRDGGMCLGSKTNPLYGNLFHEIHQRDTVDLSIKSDVDAGIHLNNTLIRLLFLSGRQSVRFTFVGTSANDWTPSEDAYATFNPIKKNSMFVDHEWGQYTLNNLDYTWNIIQHTRKDKKFTGGIICWGNKVTHSYRFYDHGLHAGAPAVANKPCLLDNNQNEVMLKSHYATIQDTPLKARWDMAQFGFLGARYILVPNKRIAIWVR